ttttattagccTATGTTTTTGTAGGACAATGAAAGAAAAGGCCCCATGTCATTGCTGACACCACCACCAGATGTCACCAAAGTACGGACGTCCTCTGGCGATCACAGGCTCAGCTGCTGCCTACCTCTTCCTGTGGAACCTCCTCGTTCTTGTTGGCGTCCAGAGCTTCGAACAGGTTTGCAGGAGTGTGTGCGAGCCACACGAACAGGTAACCAGGGGGGACTCCCTTCTCGAAGCTCACCAGCTCAATTTCAAAGACCAGCACAGCGCTGCCCGGCACACCAGTGGCTGACAGACGAAAAGTAAGAGAGACACGGTTTAGGTTTGGCTTTAACTCCattaaagagtgtgtgtgcagcttgttCATAGATTTTGTGTTATATAACTGGTAGTAATCCCCTCAACAAGTGCAATTGTAGCttgataaatgtaaaaataataatcaaaccATCTTTCTTCTGATTAAAAAAGTACAATGTGTGTGGTCGGTTGTCATGAAGGCGAAGTTTTAGTCTCACCTCCTTTCTCTCCGTGGCCGAGGTGGGGGGGCACCGTCACAACCCTCCTCTCCCCCAGGCACATGCCGCGCAGACCGCTGTCCAGCCCGTCGATCACTTTTTCTGCGCCCAGCACCGCGTCCTGAAGGTTCTCATAGCTGTGTCTGAGGGCAGTGATAGATTATGCATTCGTCAAAATGAAAGTGGACATGTGTTGTTTTACGCTGCAGCCGAGAGTGTGCGTCTGCCGGACTCACGAGGAAAAGAGCAGCGTGCCGTCCATCAGCGAGCAGTTGTAGTTATAGCGGACGAGGTCGTTCTCCGCCGTGGTGTCGTTACACACTTCGGGTTTGTGGGTGACCTGGATGTTCACTGTGTCGTTGGGGTTGTGGAAGTCGATGACGTGGACGTCAAAGACGAGCACGGCCGAGGGAGGGATGATGTTACCTGGAAGGatcacagaaaatgtttaatttacaaCAAAGAAACGTGAGAAGGCaagagaaacaaatgtttattttttctaaatgcTTATCAAAACCTTGattttcttagtttttataatcactttattcttttaaagcactttgaaattCAAGATGTCAACGGCTTTGTGTCAGTGGACCTGTGTCAAATGAATCAAGTGTTATaattaaatgtagttttaaagttcatttgtggtttgtttttctcagagtTTGCGACACGCTGCAGTAAAGGATGCACAAACTTACCAGCTCCTTGCTCTCCGTACGCCAGGTGTGGAGGGATGATgaccctcctcttctccccgaCGCAGACTCCCACCAGGCCCTGGTCCATGCCTGCGATCACGTACCCCATCCCGATGTAGGTGTTGTACGTGCTGTTCCTCTGGTAGCTGTGGGCACAGGCAGGTTTcaattaaattactttttaatccCCAGAATAATTTTGTGTAAAAAAGATCAAAAATCTTCACTGTCTGAGTCTCACCTGGTATCAAAGGTGCGTCCGTCCAGGAAGGTGCCGTTATAGTGGTAGCGGATGTAATCCCCGATGACGGACTTGCGAGTGCACGACTCAGGAACCACCTGGTTCTCATAAGTGATGTTGTCCTTCGAGTTATGAATGTCCACCAACAGGACGTCAAACACCAGCGTCGCCTGGGAGGGGATCTCTGTGCCTGGTGAACAGAAAGCAGAGAATTTAAAAACTTAACAAATGTCAAATGGTTTGAtagagttttattttgattattttatctaatttgtgtttgtaagtAATTTATTACTTGTTCTGCTAATAAGTTCTCTTCACTGTATGTTCTTCTACAAAACACAAGGTGAcagaatataatgaaataaaacatatttgatcTATATTTTAGTGCATACTAAACAGACTAACTTTCTGTTTACGTTGTCAGTTTCACACCAAAAcacactcagtgtgtgtgtgtatctttaaGGCCaaacaaatgtgtaaaagtattttctgtgacatgtgaaatgtattttatggaTGAGATGTGATTTGGGGTATTTGCCTGTtgcaacacttttattttaaccaACTCGTTCTCTTCCTTCCCGTCTCCTGTACTCACCGGATCCCTTCTCTCCGTAGGCTTTAAATGGTGGGATGACGATATGTCTGatctctcccacacacatgcCCATCAGGCCCTCGTCCATGCCCTTGACCAGCCAACCCTCGCCCACTAAGGTGTTGTGGGTCTGCTTCCTGTTGTAGCTACGTAGGGCTCATACAAGCGCATTGTCAAACACAACctcacacagacaacacatCTGGATGacacaatacaaaaacacacaagagctGTCATTCAGACGGGGGCTTCgtttcagagagagaaacactgcaTTTGACATTGTTTCATTAAAAAGGCAATAACCGATCACAGACACTCGAAAATCACCTGGATTCAAAGACGCTGCCGTCGAGCAGGGTGCCGTTGAAGTGGTAACGCACGAAGTCGGTGCGCATCACAGAGCGTTTGCAGTCTTTGGGGGTGGTGACGGTTTTGGTGACGACCAGGTCGGCCTTGTTCCACACATCCAACAGATGGATCTCAAACACCAGGGTGGTGTCGGGAGGAACCACGTCACCTGAAGATAACAATcatcaatataatataacatcGGTACAAAATTATATATGAGCAAAAGCTTTGAAAATCTTGAAATTTAAACTTTCAATGAAACATCTTATTTCCTCAAGTGATGCCAAAGTGTAAACAGGATGTTAGGACACGCTACAAAACGCCTGCATTGCTCTGAATTGATTTGTATCTACTGGTGCTCAATGaagttttatttccttattttgacaatattttatgtgccttttattgtgaaggacTTTGTGATCTGATCTATAAAAGTGCTGTTCAAGTAAAACATGTAAAGTCTTACTTCCttaaatgactttttaaagttaaataataacatCTTATTTTGTTATCAGTTCTTTTTCATTACATGTTGAACAGAAATGTGCAAATCCATCACTAGACCTGAAACATGAACAGGGCTGGATTAGCCCACTAGGCGGCCCAAGGGCAGAAATGAGGGGTGGGCCCCTCCTTAAACAAACCATTCAAACTCTGAAGTGCTGTGGCCTCAGTTtgtgcaagaaaacaaatgtaaaatttgTACTTTGAACGTACAAAAGCCTATTTAAGTTAATTGTTTTTATGACTGAAGCATGTTGAAATAAATGGGACATTTTGTCTTACCTGCGCCGGTGCTGCCGTAGGCCAGGTGAGGTGGGACGGTGATGCTCCTGCGCTCGTTCACACACATGCCCTGCAGGCCTTTATCTATACCAGCGATGAGTCGACCTTCTCCTAACAGACCCACCTTAGCTGCTCCTCTCTGGTGgctggaagaggaaaaaaggatattattattattatttttattaattggTTCTGCTATCTTTAATAGCACCATTATATCTACAAGTGTGACTATTCTTGTTTTCTTAAAGCTCCactgtgtaggatttaggtgaaaaggatctattggcagaaattgaaaataaaataatcccttatgtgttttctttaccctggaaTGAGCCTTATATTTACTttgggtcctctctacggagggggccatgttttttacagtagcccagacaaGACAAACTAAACCCCTTTTGAGTATTCATGACAAGTGAAGGGGGAGGGTGACGTGAGGGGTATTCAACTGCAAACATGcgacttcaccactaggtgtcatTACATTCCACACACCGAGCCTTTAATAGAAGGCAGTCAGGCAGAGgttaaatgataaaactgtattctattttttacaattattcttttttctctccggCTCTATTCTCtccccacattgagtctggttcatAAAAAAGTTTCTCCATAtcataaaaaagttttttttattcatccacATTCACCAACTATTTGCTCCATTGGGTTCCTCCGTAGTTTTCTACGGTCTCGTCCTCATCAAAAAGTGCCTGGAGATGATGTAGGTTGTAATTTGGAAAATTAAAATTGAGTTGAATTGAAAGTCGTAGTAAAAAAAAGTGCATCTGCGGGGCACGTAGGTCTTTCCACCCTTTTCAGCTGCAAACTTGTTTTAACGTGTGAATCATTATCGTGTCAGCGTATCTATCCTGCTTTAAACGCCGCTGCTGCAGCCTCGGGCTGGGGTCTGGTCCCAAGCAGGCCTCCGTGCAGCGGAATGCGAGCAAACcgagctaaaataaaaaataaaagcatcgaGATTTTCACATGCAAACCGACTTTAACTCACCTGGAATCAAACGTTTTCCCGTCGACGAACGTGGCGTTGTAGTGGTAGCGCACGAAATCCCCTTCCTTCGCCTCCCGGCTGCAGACTTTGGGGGTGAAGGATTTGTCCACGACTACATCTCCCAACACGGGACTGGGGTTACTCTCCACCGAGGAGGACCACGTACAGAGCAGGACAACgacgaggcagcagcaggaaaacatcCTCACACACTGGGAAAAACTTGGATGAGTTAAGAGTCGAATCAGATAAAGTTAAGTTAGGAGGCTGCGGCTGTGTGCGCTCTTTACGCACGAGTGAGGATGTGTCTGTGGCGCAGGGCAGCGGCGTCTGGAGCCTGTAAACGTGGACAATCTCCAGGTTAGTGTGCGTGAGGacgtttttttctctttttccaacCAGAGGGAAGGGTGGAGGGGCTGTTGAATGTGGGACGCGCCTCCGTCAAACTCCCCGCAGTGAGAAGAGAGCATCACTTCCGTTACAATCACGAAATGAAAAAACCCACACGTTTCAGTTCGGCCACGTTGAGAAGGAGCAGAGTGACAATAGTTCTTCCAACTTTTTTTCCAACTCTGCTCCTCATTGGTTTATAGTTTTGGCGAAACACAGAAACTCAGATCAGCAGAATCTGTGCCTCAGTTTAAAAGCAGTTAAAACTCCACTGTATAGATGATCATTTGTTATagttatctttttattttacttttctatctttgcttttctattttatttttggaaacaCCTTGCCactctggttttgaaaggtgcaatagaaataaagtttattattattattattatctttcaATAGAtcttaaaacataatttcatacaagtgcttttacatttcattcgTTTTACATAGttctactttttttcttttatttcacatctgttattaatttcacttttaaaatttgaaaaaagtttttaaaagttcTATATAAACAAAATTGATTATTATTACCATCATCATAACTGTGACACTGCCTTTTCTAGAACAGGGATAtaatggagtgtgtgtggtttcttttgtaataaatagataataaattcagattttattataGAGCAGAAattcaaaacaattttttttttgcttttgtttaacTCACACTATTAAAACTTGTCATTCTTCcgcttttattttggaagagGATGTTGCTCCAGCACAGCTGTACACAGCTGcaagggggggagggggatgaggaggagaggagggaggagaggagaggagggaggagcggCTCTCTCTGGAACAGCCTCCGAGCCGTAAAGTGTCCTGGGACCTCAAGGCTCTAAGCTTTTTCATTAATGCCGTGAAGTCTAGACAAGAGGGTCTTTACTTTGTCCCAGAACTACAAGTGGAACTACAAGTACAGGAGCCTGcaggacacatttaaaaagagatacagtagatggatggatggatggatagatagatagatagatagatagatagatagatagatagatagatagatagatataaggatagaaggatagaaggatagatagataaaaggatagaaggatagatagaaggatagatagatagataaaaggatcgaaggatagatagatagataaaaggatagaaggatagatagaaggatagatagatagataaaaggatcgaaggatagatagatagataaaaggatagaaggatagatagaaggatagatagatagataaaaggatcgaaggatagatagaaggatagagatagataaaaggatcgaaggatagatagaaggatagatagatagataaaaggatcgaaggatagatagatagataaaaggatcgaaggatagatagaaggatagatagatagatagataaaaggatagaaggatagatagaaggatagataaaaggatagaaggatagatagaaggatagatagatagataaaaggatcgaaggatagatagatagataaaaggataaaggatagatagatggatagatagatagataaaggatagaaggatagatagatagatagatagatagattcagTATGTGACATTGCTgctaaaatcaatcaaatctgcaatttcttttctgaaaaaaacaactaaactgaaaaccaagaaaaagaacaaatatcAAAAGATGAGAAAGTTTgtgttcctctttctctctgttgaaTGATGACACAGTCACTGGTATTCACATAggttttaatatgtatttttgaatATACAGTAATAGAGTATTTACATTGATATTCTTTACTGTGAGACTATAGACAGTGTTGACTTCCATGAATTTGATGAGTCTAACTACAACGAGTGATCTCAAACACAGCGAAACCTGAGCTTTCAGCCAAGAGTCCTTGAGTAACTTTGAATTCAGAGAACAAGGAGAGGTCCGAGTGGGATTAAAGGGAAACACAGACATTACAATTTAGTTTCGATGTTGTTTAATTTCTTCTGCTTCACTTATCTTCTTCAGTGAGGAATGTTATTGAGCTTCGTTCCTTTAACAAGCTAGATTTCGGAGACTTTCACTGAAGAGGTCTGACGTAGACTTTAACTCAGACATGTTGCTCTCATGCTCCTGTGGGTTAAACTGGCAGTGTAACTTGGATCATCTCTTCTGGCATCTGTGCTATTTGCCGcagttttgagttttttaaTTGTTACTGGTGAAACGAAGCTTCTCACGTATATAAAATATCTGCAGGAGTCAAATCCTCTGAACCTGATATGAGACCTGATAGGAGCAGAGAGGATAGAATGAGACAGTGGTGCACATAAAGGCTGCAGAAGTTTAATGTTTTGTCTTAAGGGAGACGAGTTTTCTTTGTAGGAATTAAACTTTataatgtttttcctttcagatgTGTATTGCATATTAAAGGATTTGTTGAGCCAGGATTTAACGTTTTCAATTAGAAAAAGGCATATTTGGATTAAACTGAGTAGAGAATTGAGTAGCAGCTTCATAGTCGTCTTTGAAATATGCTCTGCAACGCACGTCTTTTTTTTGCAGGTCCAAATAATCTGTCATTTAGCCAAGAGCGATGTTAGAAAGACTCAGATGAGCTCCGATGTCCTTAAAACGTAAAAACTGCAAAGATGTGAATCCTCTCTCGCTGATTAAAGTTTTTTCGGGCTGAGAGGCAGGAGGAGTGTTCTTGTGCTTCAGCGGCAGTGAGTCACTGCTTTCTACACGAGTCAACCTTATGATACACTATGTACATCAGCACCCATGTTCGGCATACATGTATGCGTATTGTTGTTATATGGATTACTATCATACAGCGGGGGTTAAACATTCGGTGTGTACATGTGCAACTTCTCTATCCGGCTTGGCTGCGGTAACATCATCAGCACAGAGATTGAACTGGAACAAGCTTCCTCGCAGGTTTGAGCTACACATTCTCACATTGATGCATATTATGTTGAAGCGTCGACACCACAGTGATAATGAAACACAGCATCAGAGGGGAAATTATGGCTATTACCATGGAATGTAAAGTCctaacacacaaaaataacccTCATCTACAGAGATTAAAGCTCAACATTCActattctgtatatttatacaCTTCTATTGCAGTAAGGGTCACACTCCTGAGGAGAGGGGATCGTTTTTCTCCATGAGGTTAAATACATCAACTGTGTAACAACAGAACGCTTAATTTAAAAAGTCCAGAAGCAGGAGAAGGACGCGGCCTTCCTCCGTGAACATCACTGAAGGGGCAAAAAGCAGGAGAACAGTCAATACGGCAGAAAAAGGAGCTGTAACCAGAGCGAGGGAAAAGAAAAGCGAAAAGAGGAGTAAACTAAGGGCGAGGTGTCCGAGACAAAAACATTCAGATCTGTGGGAATGTGCCCCTCAGGGTTTCTGTCCCTAAGCCCCTCCCCCAAAAAGCAACCAGGAAGAAAATACTGATGGAGAGAGCTtcagcagagtcagagagagggagattaaAAGGTCTGATGGCTCGTAGGTGGAAGacatattttttgtgttttgtttttgtctcctcGGAGCGGACTGGACACAGTGTAAAGGAAGACAGGACAGCGGAGAGATGTGACTCACACTCATGAAGAtctggaaagagaagagggaagaagaggagaagataaaGACTAAAGAATCAGATAGAACAAACTCAGCAGCTAGGATGAACTGACTGATGCCACAAAAGACTGTTATCATTACAGATGTTATTTCAACTATATATCATTAAAATTATATAGTTGTGTGTCttgttttatatacattttttaaagctttttctctcattttagaAACTGGAACCGTCAAtaattgactgattgatttatCAATGAATCCTTGAGGTTCTAATGCAAatagcaaagaaaataaaaacagttatgataagaagaagagaaagagggagaaggtgaggaaggaggagaaggaggagaagtagagggaggagaagaaaaaggaggatgaaagggagaaggaagagaaggagaagtggAAGattgaggagaagaagaaggaggaagaggagatggaagaAGGCGAAGATGAAGAACAAGGTCTTcaatcaagttttttttaatctttgagGCTCTAATGCAGATGGAtcagaaaacaataataatcataatcataaaataactgaaa
This is a stretch of genomic DNA from Hippoglossus stenolepis isolate QCI-W04-F060 chromosome 21, HSTE1.2, whole genome shotgun sequence. It encodes these proteins:
- the fkbp10b gene encoding peptidyl-prolyl cis-trans isomerase FKBP10, translated to MFSCCCLVVVLLCTWSSSVESNPSPVLGDVVVDKSFTPKVCSREAKEGDFVRYHYNATFVDGKTFDSSHQRGAAKVGLLGEGRLIAGIDKGLQGMCVNERRSITVPPHLAYGSTGAGDVVPPDTTLVFEIHLLDVWNKADLVVTKTVTTPKDCKRSVMRTDFVRYHFNGTLLDGSVFESSYNRKQTHNTLVGEGWLVKGMDEGLMGMCVGEIRHIVIPPFKAYGEKGSGTEIPSQATLVFDVLLVDIHNSKDNITYENQVVPESCTRKSVIGDYIRYHYNGTFLDGRTFDTSYQRNSTYNTYIGMGYVIAGMDQGLVGVCVGEKRRVIIPPHLAYGEQGAGNIIPPSAVLVFDVHVIDFHNPNDTVNIQVTHKPEVCNDTTAENDLVRYNYNCSLMDGTLLFSSHSYENLQDAVLGAEKVIDGLDSGLRGMCLGERRVVTVPPHLGHGEKGATGVPGSAVLVFEIELVSFEKGVPPGYLFVWLAHTPANLFEALDANKNEEVPQEEFGEFIKLQVAEGKGRIKPGLTMEQVVVDMFENQDRNKDGVITADELKLKVEEDKEREDMKHEEL